One part of the Gemmatimonas sp. genome encodes these proteins:
- the puhC gene encoding photosynthetic complex assembly protein PuhC encodes MNQQQPGIIFEPEPGERPGGAPPLVVPKPALQMAGLLIATVFALAIAARFFGFGAFREVPTTVLIERSLRFEDAPNQGITVIDATTNKVAVVLAPGSNGFLRGALRALTRSRRAAGVGATAPFRLVRYTDGRLVLHDDATRQQVTITSFGPTQIESFDNLLKEKPGPGPTVAPPFVPVR; translated from the coding sequence GTGAACCAGCAACAGCCGGGCATCATCTTCGAGCCGGAACCGGGAGAACGTCCAGGGGGCGCCCCACCGCTCGTCGTGCCCAAGCCGGCGCTGCAAATGGCGGGGCTCCTCATCGCCACCGTCTTTGCTCTCGCCATTGCCGCCCGCTTCTTCGGCTTCGGCGCGTTCCGCGAAGTGCCCACCACCGTCCTCATCGAACGGTCGCTGCGTTTCGAGGATGCACCCAATCAGGGCATCACCGTCATCGACGCCACGACCAACAAGGTCGCGGTGGTGCTGGCGCCCGGCAGCAACGGCTTCCTGCGTGGGGCGCTGCGCGCGCTCACCCGCAGCCGCCGGGCCGCCGGTGTTGGGGCGACTGCGCCCTTCCGCCTCGTGCGCTATACCGACGGCCGCCTCGTGCTGCACGATGATGCCACCCGCCAGCAGGTCACGATCACCAGCTTCGGCCCCACGCAGATCGAAAGCTTCGACAACCTGCTCAAGGAGAAGCCGGGACCGGGACCGACCGTGGCCCCGCCCTTCGTGCCGGTACGCTGA
- the puhB gene encoding photosynthetic complex putative assembly protein PuhB — MSQLEGGTPTAPAAPQYIRGVPHPLPDGERLLWEGAPSMKSVATHVFHWRLVAAYFAAMLALWAISTEHEPGSEVYVASAVVRVALAAFVMLAALGLSRAVATTSWYAITTHRVVMRVGMAFPMSINIPFKLLESAGVGTFKDGTGQVTMTLQKGSRIAYIALWPHCRVFRFTHPEPVLRGLEEPQRVAQILSRAVADFAEADADTRVERSGPAERMNSGLGMPSPASV, encoded by the coding sequence ATGAGCCAGTTGGAAGGCGGCACGCCAACGGCGCCAGCGGCGCCACAATACATTCGTGGCGTGCCGCACCCGCTCCCCGACGGCGAGCGGTTGCTGTGGGAGGGAGCGCCGTCCATGAAGTCGGTGGCCACGCACGTGTTCCACTGGCGTCTCGTGGCGGCGTATTTCGCGGCGATGCTCGCCCTCTGGGCCATCTCCACCGAGCACGAGCCGGGGAGCGAGGTGTACGTGGCCAGCGCCGTGGTCCGCGTGGCGCTGGCGGCGTTCGTGATGCTGGCGGCGCTCGGGCTCTCGCGCGCCGTCGCCACCACGTCGTGGTATGCCATCACCACCCACCGCGTGGTGATGCGCGTGGGCATGGCCTTCCCCATGTCCATCAATATCCCCTTCAAGCTGCTCGAATCGGCCGGGGTCGGCACCTTCAAGGATGGCACCGGGCAGGTCACCATGACGCTGCAGAAGGGGAGCCGCATTGCGTACATCGCGCTCTGGCCGCACTGCCGCGTCTTCCGCTTCACGCACCCCGAGCCGGTGTTGCGCGGACTCGAGGAGCCGCAGCGCGTGGCGCAGATTCTCTCGCGCGCCGTGGCCGACTTCGCCGAGGCCGACGCGGACACGCGGGTGGAGCGCAGTGGCCCCGCCGAGCGCATGAACAGCGGACTGGGCATGCCCTCGCCGGCGAGCGTGTAG
- a CDS encoding BCD family MFS transporter → MASASDRIVNVWRNVGSQYLPFADVATNDVPLSRLLRLSLFQLSVGMVQTLFVGTLNRVMILELGVPASLVAIMLAIPLLVAPFRALVGFKSDTHKSILGWKRVPYLWLGTQMQFGGLAIMPFALLVLSEGGGRAPLWVAYAGTGLAFLLVGAGAHTTQTAGLALATDIVDEDKRPRVIALMYLMMLMGTLVSALVLERLLQNFTPFTLIQVIQGTAVFTVVCNAFSLWKQEVRVRGVVEYQKGERRPMFRDAWRTFSEGGQAVRLLLASGLGFFAFNLQDVLLEPYGGEILKFTVAETTALTAIMAFGAVIAFAWSANVMRANTDPIKLASHGAIVGILGFALIAAASLAKSAFLFRVGVMMIGFGEGLFGVGTLSYAMNIRDASQHGIALGAWGAVFATAEGLSFAVSGIAKDWLSHLVSRGALGAGITSPAAPYTMVYLTEVVVLLATLIPLFSLLRREPVQDAVNSRRSFGLADIPA, encoded by the coding sequence TCCGATCGGATCGTCAATGTCTGGCGCAACGTGGGCAGCCAGTACCTGCCGTTCGCCGACGTGGCCACGAACGACGTCCCGCTGTCCCGCCTCCTGCGGCTGTCGCTGTTCCAGCTGTCGGTGGGCATGGTGCAGACGCTGTTCGTGGGCACGCTCAACCGCGTGATGATCCTCGAACTCGGGGTGCCCGCGTCGCTGGTGGCGATCATGCTCGCCATTCCGCTGCTCGTCGCGCCCTTCCGTGCCCTGGTCGGCTTCAAGTCGGATACGCACAAGAGCATTCTGGGGTGGAAGCGGGTACCCTATCTGTGGTTGGGCACACAGATGCAGTTTGGCGGGTTGGCCATCATGCCCTTCGCGCTGCTCGTGCTGTCGGAAGGGGGCGGCCGCGCCCCGCTGTGGGTGGCCTATGCCGGGACCGGCCTGGCCTTTCTGCTTGTCGGCGCCGGTGCCCACACCACGCAGACGGCGGGGCTGGCGCTGGCCACCGATATCGTCGACGAGGACAAGCGGCCGCGCGTCATTGCGCTCATGTACCTCATGATGCTCATGGGGACGCTGGTAAGCGCTCTGGTGCTGGAACGGCTGCTGCAGAACTTCACGCCGTTCACGCTCATCCAGGTCATTCAGGGCACGGCGGTCTTCACGGTGGTGTGCAACGCCTTCTCGCTCTGGAAGCAGGAAGTGCGGGTGCGTGGGGTCGTGGAGTACCAGAAGGGGGAACGGCGACCGATGTTCCGCGATGCCTGGCGTACCTTCAGCGAAGGGGGCCAGGCCGTGCGCCTGCTGCTGGCGTCGGGGCTCGGGTTCTTTGCCTTCAACCTGCAGGACGTGCTGCTCGAGCCGTACGGCGGGGAAATCCTCAAGTTCACCGTGGCCGAAACGACGGCGCTCACGGCCATCATGGCCTTCGGCGCGGTCATTGCCTTCGCCTGGTCGGCCAACGTCATGCGGGCCAACACCGATCCCATCAAGCTGGCGTCGCACGGGGCGATCGTGGGCATTCTGGGGTTTGCCCTCATTGCGGCCGCCAGCCTCGCCAAGTCGGCGTTTCTTTTCCGCGTCGGCGTCATGATGATCGGTTTCGGGGAAGGGTTGTTCGGGGTGGGGACGCTGTCCTACGCCATGAACATCCGTGATGCGTCGCAGCACGGCATCGCGCTGGGCGCGTGGGGGGCGGTGTTCGCCACCGCGGAGGGCCTGTCTTTCGCCGTGAGCGGCATCGCCAAGGATTGGCTGTCCCACCTGGTAAGCCGGGGGGCGCTGGGGGCCGGCATCACGAGTCCTGCCGCGCCCTATACCATGGTGTACCTCACGGAAGTCGTCGTGCTGCTGGCGACGCTCATTCCGTTGTTCTCCCTGCTCCGGCGCGAGCCGGTTCAGGATGCTGTAAATTCCCGTCGTTCATTCGGTCTCGCCGATATTCCGGCCTGA